Proteins encoded together in one Planctopirus ephydatiae window:
- a CDS encoding RNA polymerase sigma factor → MHQPISELTRAMSAGSVKAIEEFYREYFPQIYRTARRITGRDESFGLDVVQEAMLRILRCIKPMENQQHLDAWLDLVVKSTAYDLLKAEARRQKREQTAAHCRQLAVGMESATVACDEEANERLVWLRQQLSQFDPELAQMIDLRYQQSWTLDRMAVFLGLSIATVDGRLRRAINRLKKAAMSQGAFEEITTSIPGYPCEAIRPAINGGGSYDR, encoded by the coding sequence GTGCATCAGCCCATCAGCGAACTCACCCGAGCGATGTCTGCTGGTTCTGTGAAGGCCATCGAGGAGTTCTATCGGGAATACTTTCCACAAATCTACCGAACGGCTCGGCGCATCACCGGACGCGACGAGTCGTTCGGTCTCGATGTGGTGCAGGAAGCCATGCTGCGAATACTCCGCTGTATCAAACCGATGGAGAATCAACAGCATTTGGACGCCTGGCTGGATCTGGTGGTGAAATCAACAGCTTACGATCTGCTCAAAGCGGAAGCTCGCCGCCAGAAGCGAGAACAAACAGCCGCTCATTGCCGACAGTTAGCAGTTGGGATGGAATCTGCCACAGTTGCCTGTGACGAGGAAGCGAATGAACGCCTGGTCTGGTTGCGACAACAGCTCTCACAATTCGATCCGGAACTCGCTCAGATGATTGATCTGCGCTATCAACAATCGTGGACACTCGACCGCATGGCTGTATTTCTGGGGCTGTCGATCGCGACGGTCGATGGCAGGCTGCGTCGAGCCATTAATCGATTGAAGAAAGCCGCAATGTCTCAGGGTGCATTCGAGGAGATCACGACTTCAATACCAGGCTATCCATGCGAAGCCATTCGTCCTGCCATCAACGGGGGAGGAAGTTATGATCGATGA
- a CDS encoding right-handed parallel beta-helix repeat-containing protein, with translation MPLTKPSLASALLLAMAAPAVAQSVEDELGVATMQDFSGGGMLNGTYFDVRNQSNSGVGYQHGFTQIGALTPLLNDGQFLIAPQARLLITDTSKIGVNVGLIGRVYDAGRDRIWGANVYYDNDETTYSNRYSQIGFGFESLGQNLDLRANAYLPTGSSDKVIGPNGLSNTLFYTGNQLNFTGSYLSEEALRGADFELGVPVSQNMSWLRAYGGGYFYDATQNNVSGVRGRLDAQLSTDLTAGVIATHDSTFKTRVNAYVEWRFAGFVPTVWFPRLNTQDRMLTSVQRNWRVSTTTYNTTIAVPVINPRDDQAYFITWVDSANPNGGAGTGTYEDPLTQLPANSPPADLILVRQGNSGVTPYNNSITLTDFQRLLGEGKVHQIEGYANYGPFSISQQTFTLPEFDFNDPSRFPTLTSTGGNVVTLASNNEVSAFNIQDALGSGITNTPGGSTNFLLQNLNITNNNTAGSATAGGIFLSNVDGTGTIRTVTTSNNQGFGTRIAADADLDLLLDGLASTGNQLDNLNISGASGADIDVALTSTGGANTFTGSTAGSGIVMSIDNATGTFASTTPIDASGNALDGIRLESTSGILGTVLNPVLLNGANLSNNGRDALSLIGTGAGANISVAGANIDGTSAGRHGINIDATAGANVTANLSNSQFGGAGANGLNAALDAATGTVLLTDVDVSNNGQATGGTGLQDAINLDLANASTFGLGLTDVIGDAGATQERGLVYNVASGSSLTVNGLRGSFDNNLVNAINGVATGAGSIANVSLDGFTGNNAGADAVVVSSLLGATQNFELLNGTFNLATGNGLNFTASGASTLNTVLEDVTVNGSGAEGMLVSSTGGSTFTGVIQDSFLTGSTLSGLNVTVSDANSVATFGAIDSQFNGNGEEGLVASATAGGELNFRSAGSQFNGNGTSGVFDGVNVTADGANTIARTLFADSESNNNTGDGYDFAASNGAFMTARIDTSTATGNGGFGVQMAGTGAGTTAVLLMEGDNDISGNTLGQINSTFTNVDTAVVSLSGSFNNGPGDGVSVNMTGTGTGTGLVLLNGAAGQTIDGNAGNGVNISMTNLLNAGVTVAGYDSISNNTLDGINVNLDTILGAAAVNLTGPTTLSGNGDNAIDIALTNVALGALPPSVGTDTYSVLTRTDNDVTEPRLPVPVDLALNSLATLPTADGIVIDSMLADTSGTSSGNAAGIAIVGDTVTNGSGTAGILVTNSQSNTTINGAGLLVSLLNSTTAGAELNLDINTNSFSNNDLDGVLVTLDASNLDTLNISDNVDISGNGGSGIVVDLSNGSTVATTTINNNLLIDANGLNGIQLVVNGSDFTNGVELRGNTITGSVAGDGISVVDPTTTAGPLVLTIAENTITGNGGNGVNLTATTGGDFSGSVIDDNTIDSNLANGINLTLVNSTADDFQIINNSSISGNTLDGINIDLDNSSFANFLIDSNGLGGGPVTPISQFNIEVVLLGGLTPSQQAIFAQASARWSQLITGDLADVDLGGGDIIDDLRISAEGVVIDGPGGILGQAGPTAIRAGSNLPYNGIMRFDSADLASLEASGQLFDVILHEMGHVLGIGTVWDLQGLLQGAGTADPRFTGAQATAEYNARFANVETGVPVENTGGPGTRDSHWRESIYDNELMTGFLNPGVDNPISRTTTASLADQGYVVNINASDPYLQSISTGSVVSTPSADAEVVRTNNFTVTQAMAPHAALANIANNGLHGIEFNVVNSTIGGTISNNTIDGHTGGDGIRMINPTSGSSIDIVYDANTITNNTGGAGINLAANSTTVLNQTFTNNTIDNNGDQGVNLVLADTAQATMTFTDNASISANGAEGVNFLVQNGSQLTTTFANNRVNNNTGIGINVVADGTNANAVNLTMEAGANPSLVNIVDNNRGAGVAVSLSNSAGATVDISGTTISNTQLGAVAGYAGQGLSLRGVGSATYGGITIGDATNTTGTLFNGNNAEGIEITLTDNTLAPNVTVPSIVVQNIDSSANGSHGFSLNTRSFADVTDVSITDSTFNANEGTGDGLHFDREADSFIRNVLIDNNIITGNSDGIDITARARNLDPDVYTISNNTIDNNRARGITAQLVADADLTVDIDTNSIQNNGGDGIQFSVNSALTDTPFIDSVITNNEIVGNAGDGIDVSVAHSLSITDNTISENTANGVNISSSSFNPNTNAQTVDTIINNTIDANGSNGILVTSGGINNLDISDNDITNSGNDGIQLNSSGTLLTATIDNNLIARNTGDGLQYVATGSGNNLLLGPNNVTLTNNDIAENTRRGINLLNRGDANSVFTIGDGTIGNQNQVRRNQLEGIYVVNTSSTTQSADANANTALLADGSIFASPNLQLNVNTNEVTANGRISNAAAVFDTTGLVLRVGTSDGGRGFADAGGFAAGGRGGVIASVTDNIFGGHFGADVTFQSFTSTQNPGPTGGTWNYDNTTPFNPANNLFTPSNYQSDPLARLDLTFTGNTGQGIIATRSGATYTNGEAEFKSRTTDPGGSTAPGAPGSVNGPFGSSTRERNAQRLAGRTQSLGVNFPPTIAIGASNTFLFPGLGASTFRVNADANAANFGFGGTNFIFDNPGYTGTVDANGVGGGGGPFGIDNMPFGWGTLP, from the coding sequence ATGCCACTTACAAAACCCAGCCTGGCGTCCGCTCTTCTCTTGGCAATGGCCGCTCCTGCTGTCGCGCAATCTGTAGAAGACGAACTCGGCGTGGCCACCATGCAGGATTTCAGTGGTGGTGGCATGCTCAATGGCACCTACTTCGATGTTCGCAACCAGTCGAACAGCGGGGTCGGTTACCAGCATGGATTTACGCAGATTGGTGCTCTGACACCACTGCTCAATGACGGGCAGTTCCTGATTGCTCCACAGGCGAGATTACTGATTACAGACACCAGTAAGATCGGCGTGAATGTGGGTCTGATTGGCCGTGTTTACGATGCCGGTCGAGATCGCATCTGGGGTGCCAACGTCTACTACGATAACGATGAAACCACTTACTCGAATCGCTACAGCCAGATTGGTTTTGGTTTCGAATCTCTGGGTCAGAACCTTGATCTGCGGGCAAACGCCTACCTTCCAACAGGTAGCAGCGACAAAGTCATTGGTCCAAATGGTCTATCGAATACACTGTTTTACACGGGGAATCAGCTCAATTTCACCGGTAGCTATCTGAGTGAAGAAGCTCTTCGCGGGGCAGATTTCGAACTGGGAGTCCCTGTCTCGCAGAATATGTCATGGCTTCGCGCTTACGGCGGTGGTTATTTCTACGATGCAACACAAAACAATGTCTCTGGTGTGCGCGGCCGCCTCGATGCTCAGTTGTCAACAGACCTGACAGCTGGTGTGATTGCGACTCACGACAGTACATTTAAGACTCGTGTCAATGCCTATGTCGAATGGCGTTTTGCCGGCTTTGTGCCCACTGTCTGGTTCCCACGCCTGAATACTCAGGATCGCATGCTGACTTCTGTGCAGCGTAACTGGCGTGTCTCAACCACGACCTACAACACAACGATTGCCGTTCCAGTAATCAATCCTCGAGATGATCAAGCCTACTTCATTACCTGGGTTGACAGTGCCAACCCCAATGGTGGAGCAGGTACCGGAACTTATGAAGATCCGTTGACCCAGCTTCCGGCCAACTCACCTCCTGCCGACCTGATTCTTGTACGGCAAGGGAACAGCGGTGTAACCCCCTATAACAATTCGATCACTCTCACTGACTTCCAGCGACTGCTGGGCGAAGGTAAAGTTCATCAGATCGAGGGCTATGCCAACTACGGCCCCTTCTCGATTTCACAGCAGACATTCACTCTGCCAGAGTTTGATTTCAACGACCCCAGTCGCTTCCCCACACTTACCAGCACGGGTGGCAATGTCGTCACTCTGGCCAGCAACAACGAAGTCTCGGCATTTAACATTCAGGACGCACTTGGCAGCGGCATCACCAATACTCCTGGCGGATCGACCAACTTCCTGCTGCAGAACTTGAATATTACGAACAACAACACCGCTGGCTCCGCCACAGCCGGTGGGATCTTCCTGTCGAATGTCGATGGTACAGGGACAATCCGAACAGTCACGACATCCAACAACCAGGGCTTTGGTACCCGCATTGCCGCAGATGCCGATCTCGACCTGCTGCTCGATGGTCTGGCCAGCACTGGCAACCAACTGGACAACCTGAATATCTCCGGTGCATCCGGTGCCGATATTGATGTCGCTCTCACCTCAACCGGTGGTGCCAATACCTTTACAGGCAGTACAGCCGGTTCTGGTATTGTCATGTCGATTGACAACGCGACCGGTACCTTCGCTTCGACCACACCGATCGATGCTTCGGGCAACGCTCTGGATGGTATCAGGCTGGAATCGACCAGTGGCATCCTGGGAACAGTATTGAATCCCGTGTTACTCAACGGGGCCAATCTGTCGAACAATGGCCGCGATGCACTCAGCCTGATCGGTACAGGTGCAGGAGCCAACATTTCGGTGGCCGGTGCCAATATCGACGGCACCAGCGCTGGTCGTCACGGGATCAACATCGACGCGACAGCCGGTGCGAACGTCACGGCCAATCTCTCCAACTCGCAATTCGGCGGTGCTGGTGCCAACGGTCTGAATGCCGCTCTTGATGCAGCCACAGGTACCGTACTACTCACAGATGTCGATGTTTCTAACAATGGGCAAGCCACCGGCGGAACGGGTCTGCAAGACGCGATCAATCTTGATCTTGCCAATGCTTCTACGTTCGGCCTCGGCTTGACAGATGTCATCGGTGATGCAGGCGCCACCCAAGAGCGCGGCCTTGTTTACAACGTCGCCTCGGGTAGTTCGCTGACTGTCAACGGTCTTCGCGGATCCTTCGACAACAACCTCGTCAACGCCATTAACGGTGTGGCCACCGGTGCGGGATCGATCGCGAACGTCTCGCTCGATGGGTTTACTGGCAACAATGCCGGTGCCGACGCAGTGGTCGTCTCCTCGCTGCTCGGTGCGACACAAAACTTCGAACTTCTGAACGGCACTTTCAACCTTGCTACCGGCAACGGATTGAATTTCACCGCCTCAGGCGCCTCAACTCTGAACACCGTACTCGAAGATGTCACTGTCAACGGCTCTGGTGCTGAAGGCATGCTGGTTTCCTCGACAGGTGGTTCGACCTTTACCGGTGTCATCCAGGATTCGTTCCTCACAGGTTCGACGCTCAGTGGCTTGAACGTCACTGTGAGCGATGCGAACTCGGTCGCCACCTTCGGTGCCATCGACTCGCAGTTCAACGGCAATGGGGAAGAGGGACTCGTGGCCTCTGCGACTGCAGGTGGTGAGTTGAACTTCCGCAGTGCCGGCAGCCAGTTTAACGGTAACGGAACTTCGGGTGTCTTTGATGGCGTGAATGTCACTGCCGACGGTGCGAATACCATCGCCCGCACACTCTTCGCCGATTCGGAATCGAACAACAATACCGGCGATGGCTACGACTTCGCCGCATCGAATGGGGCCTTTATGACGGCCCGCATCGACACCTCGACCGCCACCGGAAATGGTGGCTTCGGTGTGCAGATGGCGGGAACGGGTGCTGGCACCACAGCCGTTCTCCTGATGGAAGGCGACAATGACATCAGCGGCAATACGCTGGGGCAGATCAACTCCACCTTCACCAACGTCGATACTGCCGTCGTCAGCCTCTCGGGTTCGTTTAACAACGGGCCGGGCGATGGCGTGAGTGTCAATATGACCGGCACAGGGACGGGCACAGGCCTGGTGCTGCTCAATGGTGCAGCCGGCCAGACCATCGATGGCAATGCTGGTAACGGCGTCAACATTTCGATGACGAACCTCCTCAACGCAGGAGTGACCGTCGCTGGCTACGATTCGATCAGTAATAACACACTCGACGGCATTAACGTCAATCTGGATACCATCCTCGGTGCTGCTGCCGTCAACCTGACCGGGCCAACCACTCTCTCCGGCAACGGTGACAACGCCATCGACATTGCCCTGACCAATGTGGCTCTCGGCGCTTTGCCACCAAGCGTGGGAACCGACACTTACTCTGTACTGACTCGCACCGACAACGATGTGACCGAACCTCGCTTGCCAGTGCCGGTTGATCTGGCGCTCAACTCGCTCGCCACTTTGCCAACCGCCGATGGGATCGTGATCGATTCGATGCTGGCCGACACCTCGGGGACTTCCTCCGGCAATGCTGCAGGGATTGCAATTGTCGGTGATACCGTCACCAACGGCTCCGGGACAGCTGGTATTCTTGTCACAAACTCGCAGTCGAACACGACGATCAATGGTGCCGGCCTCCTGGTCAGCCTGCTCAACTCGACCACGGCGGGGGCAGAACTCAACCTCGATATCAACACGAACAGCTTCAGCAATAACGATCTCGATGGCGTGCTGGTCACTCTCGATGCGTCGAACCTCGACACACTCAACATCAGTGATAACGTCGATATCAGCGGGAATGGTGGATCAGGTATCGTCGTTGATCTCAGTAACGGCTCGACGGTCGCCACCACAACGATCAACAACAACCTGCTCATCGACGCCAACGGGCTGAATGGCATTCAACTGGTTGTCAATGGGTCCGACTTCACAAACGGTGTGGAACTTCGCGGCAACACCATCACGGGCTCAGTCGCAGGCGACGGCATTAGCGTCGTTGATCCCACCACGACAGCCGGGCCACTCGTGCTGACGATTGCCGAGAATACGATCACCGGCAACGGCGGTAACGGTGTGAATCTCACAGCGACGACCGGTGGCGATTTCAGCGGCTCAGTGATTGACGATAATACGATCGACAGCAACCTGGCCAACGGTATCAACCTGACTCTGGTCAACTCCACAGCCGACGACTTCCAGATCATCAACAACAGCTCAATCTCGGGCAACACTCTCGACGGGATCAATATTGATCTCGACAACTCGAGCTTCGCCAACTTCCTTATCGACTCCAATGGTCTTGGTGGAGGCCCAGTCACCCCCATCAGCCAGTTCAACATCGAAGTCGTACTGCTTGGTGGACTGACACCTTCTCAACAGGCCATTTTTGCCCAGGCGTCGGCTCGCTGGTCGCAACTCATCACCGGTGACCTCGCCGACGTTGATCTTGGTGGCGGCGACATCATCGATGACCTGCGGATCTCCGCGGAAGGGGTGGTGATCGATGGTCCTGGTGGTATCTTGGGTCAGGCCGGACCAACAGCGATTCGTGCGGGTAGTAATCTCCCCTACAACGGAATTATGCGGTTCGACAGTGCCGATCTCGCCAGCCTTGAAGCCAGTGGCCAGCTCTTCGATGTCATCCTCCACGAGATGGGACACGTTCTCGGGATTGGTACAGTCTGGGATCTTCAAGGGTTGTTGCAAGGGGCAGGAACAGCTGACCCACGCTTTACGGGTGCTCAAGCAACGGCGGAATACAATGCCCGCTTCGCCAACGTCGAAACGGGTGTGCCGGTGGAAAACACAGGTGGGCCTGGAACTCGCGATTCACATTGGCGTGAATCGATTTACGATAATGAGTTGATGACCGGCTTCCTCAATCCGGGTGTGGACAATCCGATCAGCCGCACAACCACTGCTTCGCTGGCCGACCAGGGATATGTGGTCAACATCAACGCCTCCGATCCTTATTTGCAGTCAATCTCCACTGGATCAGTGGTATCGACACCTTCAGCCGACGCCGAAGTTGTCCGAACCAACAATTTCACCGTGACTCAGGCGATGGCACCCCATGCGGCCTTGGCCAACATCGCCAATAACGGTCTCCATGGCATCGAGTTCAACGTCGTCAACAGCACGATCGGCGGTACGATCAGCAACAACACCATCGACGGCCACACTGGCGGCGACGGTATCCGCATGATCAACCCCACCAGCGGCAGCTCGATCGACATCGTCTACGATGCGAACACCATCACCAACAACACAGGTGGTGCGGGTATTAATCTCGCCGCCAATTCAACAACGGTCCTGAACCAGACCTTCACGAATAACACGATTGATAACAACGGCGATCAAGGTGTGAATCTCGTCCTGGCGGATACCGCTCAGGCGACGATGACCTTCACCGATAATGCCTCGATTTCTGCCAATGGTGCCGAAGGCGTGAACTTCCTGGTTCAGAACGGTTCGCAGCTCACAACAACCTTTGCCAACAACCGTGTCAACAACAACACAGGTATCGGGATTAACGTTGTTGCTGACGGCACAAATGCCAATGCCGTTAATCTGACGATGGAAGCGGGAGCCAACCCCAGCCTCGTCAATATTGTCGACAACAACCGCGGTGCCGGTGTCGCCGTCTCTTTGAGCAACTCTGCCGGGGCTACGGTTGATATCTCGGGCACGACCATCTCGAATACTCAGCTGGGTGCAGTCGCAGGTTACGCTGGCCAGGGTCTTTCGTTGCGAGGTGTTGGCTCAGCTACCTACGGCGGTATCACCATCGGCGATGCGACTAACACTACCGGAACGCTCTTCAATGGAAACAACGCCGAAGGTATCGAGATCACTCTCACAGACAATACGCTGGCACCGAATGTGACCGTGCCTTCGATTGTCGTGCAGAATATCGATTCGTCGGCCAACGGCAGCCACGGCTTCTCGCTCAACACCAGGTCGTTCGCTGATGTCACCGACGTCTCAATCACCGATTCGACCTTCAATGCCAACGAAGGGACTGGGGACGGTCTCCACTTTGACCGCGAAGCCGACTCGTTCATCCGCAATGTGCTGATCGACAACAACATCATCACTGGCAACAGTGACGGTATTGATATCACAGCCCGTGCCCGCAATCTCGATCCCGATGTCTACACGATCAGCAACAACACGATCGATAACAACCGGGCTCGTGGTATTACGGCACAACTCGTGGCCGATGCTGACCTGACGGTTGATATCGATACCAACTCAATCCAGAACAACGGCGGCGACGGGATCCAGTTCTCAGTCAATTCCGCTCTTACGGATACACCCTTCATCGACAGTGTGATCACCAACAACGAGATTGTTGGAAACGCTGGTGATGGTATTGATGTTTCGGTGGCTCATTCACTGTCAATCACTGACAATACGATTAGCGAGAACACCGCCAACGGTGTTAACATTTCTAGTTCGAGCTTCAATCCGAACACGAATGCTCAGACAGTCGACACGATTATCAATAATACGATCGATGCCAACGGTTCCAACGGGATTCTGGTTACATCAGGTGGTATCAACAACCTGGATATCTCCGACAACGATATCACCAATTCTGGTAACGACGGTATCCAGTTGAATTCCAGTGGAACTCTACTGACTGCAACGATCGACAACAACCTGATTGCTCGCAACACCGGCGATGGTTTGCAATATGTCGCAACAGGCTCTGGAAACAATCTACTTCTTGGCCCGAACAATGTCACTCTGACCAACAACGACATCGCCGAGAACACAAGGCGCGGAATCAACCTGCTCAATCGCGGGGATGCAAACTCCGTCTTCACAATTGGTGATGGAACCATTGGCAACCAGAACCAGGTTCGCCGAAACCAGCTCGAAGGGATCTACGTTGTTAATACATCGTCTACGACCCAGTCAGCGGATGCCAATGCAAATACTGCACTCCTGGCTGATGGTTCCATCTTCGCTTCGCCAAACCTGCAACTGAACGTGAATACGAACGAAGTCACAGCGAACGGTCGGATTAGTAACGCGGCTGCTGTCTTTGATACCACGGGCTTGGTGTTAAGAGTTGGTACCAGTGACGGCGGGAGAGGATTTGCGGATGCGGGCGGGTTTGCCGCTGGCGGGCGAGGGGGTGTGATCGCCAGCGTTACGGACAACATTTTCGGCGGCCACTTCGGTGCCGACGTGACCTTCCAGTCATTCACCTCGACTCAAAACCCAGGTCCGACCGGTGGGACTTGGAACTACGATAACACTACCCCATTCAACCCCGCCAACAATCTGTTCACTCCGTCGAACTACCAATCGGATCCGCTGGCACGATTGGATCTCACTTTTACTGGTAACACCGGACAAGGGATTATCGCGACTCGAAGCGGAGCGACCTATACTAACGGCGAAGCCGAATTCAAGTCGCGAACGACCGATCCGGGTGGGTCGACAGCCCCTGGCGCTCCAGGCAGTGTTAACGGCCCATTTGGCAGTTCCACTCGTGAGCGAAACGCTCAACGTCTGGCCGGGCGTACTCAGAGTCTTGGCGTGAATTTCCCGCCAACGATCGCGATCGGGGCCTCGAACACGTTCCTCTTCCCCGGCTTGGGTGCCAGCACCTTCCGTGTCAATGCTGATGCCAATGCTGCCAACTTTGGATTTGGAGGCACGAACTTTATATTCGATAACCCCGGTTATACGGGTACAGTTGATGCGAACGGCGTTGGTGGCGGTGGCGGGCCATTCGGGATCGACAACATGCCGTTCGGCTGGGGAACTCTTCCATAA
- a CDS encoding response regulator, which produces MINTETVGRPMEILLVEDSLMFSRIAIGALKNSHLRHRLTWVTDGEQALEFLHQRGIYQRAPRPDLIFLDLGLPGIDGRDVLAVLRAEEQIKSIPVVIMTASTDEATFVETEKLQVQGYLTKPLDIEKFNRLMIDLNQFWHQDMILPRTAN; this is translated from the coding sequence ATGATCAATACAGAAACCGTTGGCCGCCCGATGGAGATCCTGTTGGTCGAAGACAGCCTGATGTTCTCTCGTATCGCCATTGGCGCTTTGAAAAACAGTCACCTGCGACATCGACTGACCTGGGTGACTGATGGTGAGCAGGCCCTGGAATTTCTCCATCAGCGGGGGATTTATCAACGAGCTCCCCGGCCTGATCTCATCTTTCTGGATCTGGGTTTACCCGGTATTGATGGTCGAGATGTTCTGGCAGTACTGCGTGCTGAAGAACAGATCAAATCGATCCCTGTCGTCATCATGACGGCTTCGACAGACGAAGCCACGTTCGTCGAAACAGAGAAGTTGCAGGTCCAAGGTTACCTGACTAAGCCGCTCGATATCGAGAAGTTCAATCGGTTGATGATCGATCTGAATCAGTTCTGGCATCAGGATATGATCCTGCCGCGAACCGCGAATTGA
- a CDS encoding YraN family protein: MPDEHQQKRTIENEPNQPAELKVRRQTSLKRWLSDLCQRVSTCRWCLDFWRTSPLSPSSQRTLNIGEQGEARAEMYLKGLGYQILARNLRTRLGEIDLLALEGETIVFIEVKTRKSDARGRPEEAIHPRKQKQLSRVAMALLKSRGWLHRQSRIDVITITGEPESPECELRHYRHAFPSTL, from the coding sequence ATGCCGGACGAACATCAACAGAAACGCACGATCGAAAACGAGCCCAATCAACCGGCAGAGTTGAAGGTGAGACGACAGACCTCATTGAAGCGGTGGCTTTCTGACTTGTGTCAACGTGTCAGCACATGCCGATGGTGTTTAGATTTCTGGCGGACATCTCCTCTTTCGCCATCATCTCAACGAACTCTGAATATCGGGGAACAGGGCGAAGCGAGGGCCGAGATGTACCTCAAGGGATTGGGATATCAGATTCTCGCCAGAAATCTACGAACCCGGCTGGGTGAGATTGATCTTCTGGCCCTTGAAGGCGAAACGATCGTCTTCATCGAGGTGAAAACCCGCAAGTCGGATGCTCGCGGTCGACCGGAAGAGGCGATTCATCCACGTAAACAAAAGCAGCTATCAAGAGTGGCGATGGCGCTTTTGAAGTCGAGAGGGTGGTTGCATCGACAATCAAGGATCGATGTGATCACGATTACAGGAGAGCCAGAAAGCCCGGAGTGTGAACTCAGGCACTATCGCCATGCCTTTCCTTCGACACTCTGA
- a CDS encoding carbon storage regulator: protein MLEFSRAVNECLIVGDDTIIRVIEIQPAFVRLEILQTRHPETRRVETLWLNPEDDSTNESSTEDVPFCDSSAGETFFAQPHLNAGSNHFSSTTDEEELDDGFLDFSDLVNWKQQEGREEDDSRFDLETDLLPLR, encoded by the coding sequence ATGCTTGAGTTTTCACGAGCTGTGAACGAGTGTCTGATTGTCGGTGATGATACGATCATTCGTGTGATTGAGATTCAGCCAGCCTTTGTCAGGCTTGAGATTCTTCAGACTCGGCATCCGGAAACCCGACGCGTTGAGACGCTGTGGCTTAATCCTGAAGATGATTCGACCAACGAATCATCGACTGAAGATGTTCCATTCTGTGACTCAAGCGCGGGCGAGACTTTCTTTGCACAGCCTCACTTGAATGCAGGGTCGAATCACTTTTCATCGACAACCGATGAAGAAGAACTTGACGATGGTTTTCTTGACTTCAGTGACCTCGTCAACTGGAAGCAGCAGGAAGGCCGGGAGGAAGACGATTCCCGCTTTGACCTCGAAACCGATCTGTTGCCATTACGCTAG